CCATCGCAATGGCCATCTTTCATTTTCTGTAGTCGGGTTTCTACATTCCCACGAATGTCAACAATCGTTAGTTCGGGATTGAAATGCAATACTTGTGATTGGCGTCGCAAACTTGAGGTGGCTACTTTATCTTTCGCAGTGAAATCAGCCAATTTGCGTCCATCCTTCGAAATAAAAACATCACGAACTTCAGCTCGTTTCAACATGCCGCCGATGATTAAATTTTCGGGTAGTTCTGTTGGAAGATCTTTTAAGCTGTGGACAGCCAAATCAATTTCGTTGTCGTAAAGCGCTTGTTCAATTTCTTTGGTGAAAAGTCCTTTGTCGCCAATTTTCGAAAGGGCAACATCCAGAATTTTATCACCTTTGGTTTTGATGATTTTTAACTCAAAATTATCGGAGGGGTGTGCTTTTTCTAGTTCACTTTTTACGGTCTCTGCCTGCCATAAGGCAAGTTTGCTTCCACGGGTTCCGATCCTGATTGTTTTTTTACTCATGAGTAGGGGAGAAAAGATCGTTTATTACTTTTATATATTCAGTTTTTCGGCCATTATCGCTGATGGTTTTTAGGTTTTTAATCATCGATTTCACCAGTTTCTCAGCGATATGTTTACCGTATTTTTCCATGTTCTGGAATTCTTCTTCATTATGAAATTTCCTGAAGATTTCTAGTTCTGATGTATTGATCTCGTGTACACCCATAATGATATTTTGAATGGCTGGTGATAAATTTTGAATGCTTAACCAATCGGCATATTCATGGGCTTTTTTCTTAATAATTTTCTCGGCAGTTAAAATGTAGGTTTTCTTTTTCTCCATGTTTTGAGCAACCACTTCCTTTAGGTCATCCACATTATATAGAGCAATGTTTTCAATGTCGGTTACTTTGGGATCGATGTTGCGCGGCACACCAAGGTCAATAAAAACGGTTTGTTTATTGGTATTTTCCGCGCTAAGCATAGCAGGTGTAATTAGCGGCTTTTTACAGGTAATTGAACTGACAACGATGTCTGCCTCGCGAATACCTGTCTGGAGCTCTTTGAAATTTAGCGCACTTCCTCCAAAACGTCCGGCAAGTTCTTCTGCTTTTGACATTGTCCGGTTTGAGACAATAATATTTTGACATCCCTTTTTAGCCAGGTTTTTTATAACGAGTTCTCCGGTTTCTCCAGCACCAATTAATAATATCTTCTTATCGGGTAGTTGTTCGAAAATTCTGTTGCATTTTTCTACCGCTGCGTAACTTACTGAGAATGCTCCGCTGCTAAGTGCCGTTTTTGTGCGTACTTGTTTTCCCGTTTCCAGCGCTTTATAAAATAGCCGGGTCAATATCTTGCCAGCAGAACCAATTTCTTCAGCATGGTTAATGGCTTCTTTTACTTGCGAAACAATTTGATATTCGCCCAACACCATTGATTCCAATCCGGAAATTACATGGAATAAATGCGAAACGGCATTTTGAGTTTCGTATTTGTAAAAATGAGATTCAATGGCATCTTCTTCCTGAATATGTGCTTTCAGGAAATGAAATAAGATATGAAAAGCTCCTGGAGAGCAACATTCTTCGGCGGTAAAATACAACTCTGTTCGGTTGCAAGTTGAGATGATGACCAGTTCATCAATATTTTTATCTTTCAATATCGTTTGCGATAAATCGGTATACTCTTCCTTCGTAAGAGCAAATTTCTCACGAATACTTACAGGTGCCGATTTATGACTTAAGCCTACTACTCCAATCATGCGTTTTGAAAATAAATGAAAGTTTGGTTATTGATTTCTTCTTTTTTGAATGTACTAAGAAATCGCAATTGGAGGAGATAAGCCAAAGAAAGTATGGTAGATATCAAATGAATACTTTCTTTGATTACTAATTGTAAAGCTATTTGTTTCAGGTTTAGGGACCAAAAGCATGTCAACTTTATCTAAAGCTGATATGCTAGATTTATAATCAGGTGTAGTTTTTTGCAATACATCGAAGAAATAGCAACAATTGTCGTTTGCACTAATTTGAGCCGATTGGCTTTTATCGTCTTGGTATTGAATGTTTTTTTCTGTGAGTTCAGCTAGCTTTTCATTAGTATTACCTCTTAGGTTTATCCCCATGGTGAGGACAAACAACGCTCCGAATAAAAGGAGGTAAGGTATGAATGATCCGGCTAATCCAATAAAAAACATAATAGTAGCTTACAATATTTGAGAACAAATTTAATAATGTCTGTTAGAATATGAATAGATTTTGGTTGATATTAATCAATTCGATCGCAGATTTGTAATTGGTTTCAATAATAACTGGTTTCGAAAAAATTATTTGTTCTGTTAAGGTAACAACAATAACGAATTGAAGTTTTCTAAATTGTTAGTTTTTTGAAATTAGAAAACAACTCTGCCCCATTTACACGAAATACGATGTAATAAATTGCCATTGCCGATGCTGATTTCTGGTAGACTCATATTTTAAACATCTGCCTGTTTTCGCTGTTTATAATAAAAAAACTATAAAGAATAGTAAATGAAAACAATAAAGAAAATACATCAACCGGAGAGTGACCCAATTCAGGATTTAACAACGGATCGAGTGATTCCAACTCGGTCTATCCGTTATCTTGATCCATTTTTATTTTTGAATCATCATGGGCCGCAAGAATATCCGGAAAACAATAGTGGTCTTCCGTTTGGTCCCCATCCACACCGTGGTATGGAAACAGTAACTTTTATAGTGGACGGAGATATTGCTCATTTTGATAGCAGTGGACAGAAAAGCGTCATTAAATCGGGCGGTGTTCAATGGATGACGGCAGGGAGAGGTTTGATTCATTCTGAAGTTTCCTCTGAGCAGTTTAAACAAAAAGGTGGACCTTTGGAGATCTTGCAGCTTTGGGTTAATCTGCCCGCAAAAGATAAGATGTGTGATCCCTTTTACAAAGGTGTTCAAAAAGAACAGATTCCGAAAATTGATTTAAATGATGGACAAGTAACATTAAATCTTGTTTCAGGTGATTGGGGAGGCGTTAAGGGACCTTTTCAATCAGGAATTGGCGTTCAGTTGTCAACTATTGACTTTAACCCAAATTCAAAATTGGAATTGACAATACCCAAAACAAAAAATGTTTTTTTCTATCTTATTCGTGGAAAAATGGAGGTTAATGGTCAGTTGGTTGAAGCAAAGCGTTTGGTCGAATTTGTTAATGATGGATCGATCATTAAAGTTGAAGCACTTGAACAAAGCATGTTATTACTGGGATATGCGTTGCCGATATGCGAACCGGTTGTTTCTGATGGTCCTTTTGTTATGAATACCCAAGAGGAAATTGTCGAGGCTTACGAAGATTATAAAAATGGTAAGTTTGGTAGTTGGAGCCACTAGATTTTTATGGCATAGTTTTTTAACTTATTACTAAACAAATAATGAATAAATTGTGCAGGAATGTGAAGGAAACTCTGGTCATGACATTGTTAATCTAAAAAAAATAGAATTAGAACAGGAACCATAGTTCCCAATAAAAAGCCATCCTCCCATAGGAAGATGGCTTTTGAATTATAATAAAAGTGGTTTTTTACTTTTCTTCTACAGCTTCTGGTGCAAAATTCATCGCAGCCAATCGCTTGTATGAAGCATAACGCCATTTGGCATTTTCTTCTGATGCTTTGAACAGCTCGGCAGCTTGTTCCGGAAACGACTTTTTCAATGAAGTATAGCGAACTTCACCGGCAAGGAAGTCTTGGAATTTGCTCCAATCTGGTTCTTTTGAATCTAAAGAGAAAGGATTCTTTCCTTCAGCTTCCAACATTGGATTGTAGCGATACATTGACCAATAACCTGCTTCAACTGCTTTTTTCTCTTCAGCCTGAGATGCGCCCATACTTGCACGCAGCCCGTGGTTAATACAAGGAGAATAAGCAATAATTAATGATGGTCCCGGGTAAGCCTCTGCTTCGCGCAATGCTTTCAGGTATTGTGCTTGGTTTGCTCCCATTGCTACTTGTGCAACGTAAACATATCCGTATGACATGGCCATAACACCCAAGTCTTTTTTGCGGATTTTTTTACCTGAAGAAGCAAATTTCGCAACGGCACCAACTGGTGTCGATTTAGAAGCCTGACCGCCAGTGTTCGAGTAAACCTCGGTATCCATAACCAATACGTTTACATCTTCACCTGAAGCCAATACGTGGTCTAAGCCACCATAACCGATGTCGTATGCCCATCCGTCGCCACCAAATACCCAAACTGATTTTTTAACCAGGTATTTTTTCAGTCCAAGGATGTCTTTGGCATAGTCGCCATCTTTCTCTGCAAGAGCAGCCAATACGTTGGCTGAAGCTTCTTTTGAAGCTTT
The window above is part of the uncultured Sunxiuqinia sp. genome. Proteins encoded here:
- the hemC gene encoding hydroxymethylbilane synthase, which encodes MSKKTIRIGTRGSKLALWQAETVKSELEKAHPSDNFELKIIKTKGDKILDVALSKIGDKGLFTKEIEQALYDNEIDLAVHSLKDLPTELPENLIIGGMLKRAEVRDVFISKDGRKLADFTAKDKVATSSLRRQSQVLHFNPELTIVDIRGNVETRLQKMKDGHCDGLIMAGAGILRLGYDEIITEFIDTDVMIPAVSQGAIAIEIREEDELVQSLLDVITDEMTRATTLAERSLLRTLEGGCQVPVGCYSEINGEQITLTAMVASLDGKKLIRKSVNSTLDEASEKAIELAQSILDDGGKEILDSIRPE
- the hemA gene encoding glutamyl-tRNA reductase; protein product: MIGVVGLSHKSAPVSIREKFALTKEEYTDLSQTILKDKNIDELVIISTCNRTELYFTAEECCSPGAFHILFHFLKAHIQEEDAIESHFYKYETQNAVSHLFHVISGLESMVLGEYQIVSQVKEAINHAEEIGSAGKILTRLFYKALETGKQVRTKTALSSGAFSVSYAAVEKCNRIFEQLPDKKILLIGAGETGELVIKNLAKKGCQNIIVSNRTMSKAEELAGRFGGSALNFKELQTGIREADIVVSSITCKKPLITPAMLSAENTNKQTVFIDLGVPRNIDPKVTDIENIALYNVDDLKEVVAQNMEKKKTYILTAEKIIKKKAHEYADWLSIQNLSPAIQNIIMGVHEINTSELEIFRKFHNEEEFQNMEKYGKHIAEKLVKSMIKNLKTISDNGRKTEYIKVINDLFSPTHE
- a CDS encoding pirin family protein, translating into MKTIKKIHQPESDPIQDLTTDRVIPTRSIRYLDPFLFLNHHGPQEYPENNSGLPFGPHPHRGMETVTFIVDGDIAHFDSSGQKSVIKSGGVQWMTAGRGLIHSEVSSEQFKQKGGPLEILQLWVNLPAKDKMCDPFYKGVQKEQIPKIDLNDGQVTLNLVSGDWGGVKGPFQSGIGVQLSTIDFNPNSKLELTIPKTKNVFFYLIRGKMEVNGQLVEAKRLVEFVNDGSIIKVEALEQSMLLLGYALPICEPVVSDGPFVMNTQEEIVEAYEDYKNGKFGSWSH